A genomic window from Silene latifolia isolate original U9 population chromosome Y, ASM4854445v1, whole genome shotgun sequence includes:
- the LOC141628508 gene encoding putative mitochondrial protein AtMg01250 — MMMTCITSTSYSLNLNGASFGYFKGRRGLRQGDPISPLVFCICMEYLSRVLMYATDKWYFRYHPLCKGLKLTHLLFAEDLLMFCKGDTQSIMLLLRALATFSATSGLRVNDAKSEVVFNGVTAV, encoded by the coding sequence ATGATGATGACCTGCATTACTTCTACCTCTTATTCCCTCAATCTTAATGGAGCTAGCTTTGGATATTTTAAAGGAAGAAGAGGGTTGAGACAAGGGGATCCTATTTCCCCCCTTGTTTTTTGTATTTGCATGGAATATCTCTCTAGGGTTCTGATGTATGCAACTGATAAGTGGTATTTTAGATACCATCCACTTTGCAAGGGCCTCAAGCTAACCCATTTACTTTTTGCTGAGGATTTATTAATGTTTTGCAAAGGAGATACTCAATCTATTATGTTGCTGCTTAGGGCTTTGGCTACCTTTTCTGCTACTTCAGGACTTAGAGTTAATGATGCTAAGTCTGAGGTAGTGTTTAATGGGGTTACAGCAGTCTAA